In one window of Meiothermus sp. DNA:
- a CDS encoding TetR/AcrR family transcriptional regulator, whose protein sequence is MFGQETMSSNAKPLRKRRDGQATRERLIQATVEILSREGLEAISTARVAHDAGIVQSGFYAHFASLEDCVVAAAEHIGRRIQDSIREGLSLLREEGVNDFNLVLAQYHRILDQLEAQWQFVELLLRYFREPTPLGRTLAAIQQSIRDELTQHLMTLLKPLAIPDGGRPEAAFLADLMVNMLLSAVQSLRWEPSLNKELVAYLLAAETISMAARTYDWMSEKGYWPTPAPDQG, encoded by the coding sequence ATGTTCGGTCAGGAAACCATGAGCTCCAACGCCAAGCCCCTACGAAAGCGCCGAGACGGCCAGGCCACCCGCGAGCGGCTTATCCAGGCCACGGTCGAGATCCTGAGCCGTGAAGGTCTGGAGGCTATTTCCACGGCTCGAGTCGCCCACGATGCGGGCATCGTGCAGTCGGGCTTCTATGCGCACTTTGCCAGCCTCGAGGACTGCGTCGTTGCAGCCGCCGAACACATCGGGCGGCGCATCCAGGACTCCATTCGTGAGGGGCTTTCCCTATTGCGCGAAGAAGGGGTGAACGACTTCAATCTGGTGCTGGCCCAGTACCACAGGATTTTAGATCAGCTCGAGGCCCAGTGGCAGTTTGTGGAGCTTTTGTTGCGCTACTTTCGAGAGCCCACGCCGCTGGGGCGCACCCTGGCTGCCATACAGCAAAGTATCCGCGACGAACTCACCCAGCACCTCATGACCTTGTTGAAGCCGCTGGCTATCCCCGATGGAGGCCGCCCCGAGGCTGCTTTTTTGGCCGACCTGATGGTTAACATGCTGCTCAGCGCAGTGCAAAGCCTGCGCTGGGAGCCTTCTTTGAACAAGGAACTGGTGGCCTACCTGCTCGCCGCCGAGACCATTAGCATGGCCGCCCGAACCTACGACTGGATGAGCGAAAAGGGGTACTGGCCCACGCCTGCGCCAGACCAGGGGTAG